The stretch of DNA ACGAGATTGTGTTTAACTGCATATTTTATAATATCGGCATTGTTATTCATTTTCATCTTTAAAAGTATATTGTTTCTGTGCGTATTAACAGTTTTTACGCTTAAACAGAGTTTTTCGGCAATTTCTTTAGGGGCAACCCCTGAGGCCATCATAATCATTACCTGCAACTCTCTGACAGCCAAAGCCTCATGCGGCGCTTTGTTAACATTGATGTCCACCCCGTCTGCAAGCTTTTCTGCAAGGGATTCGGTTATATACCTTCCCTTGGTAATTACCTTCTTTATTGCATTTATGAGTTCCTCAGGCAGGGTCTTCTTTGTCAGATATCCAGAGGCACCAAGTTTTAAGGCCATCAGGGCATACTGTTCCTCAGAATGCATACTGAGCATAAGAACCGGCAGTTTGGGATACTTAAACCTTATTTTCTCAAGCACCCGAAGGCCACTTTCATCAGGCAGGGTAATGTCTAATATGACGACGTCGGGGGTTATCTCTTCTAACTTATCCATGGCCTCTCTTGCGTTTTGAGCCTCCGCTATTACAGATATTTGAGGATCGTTGGACAGGACTTTTATAATTCCAGACCTTACAATAGGATGATCGTCAACCAGAAAGATTTTAATCATACCGATTTTTCCTCCTACTTCTTTAGCGGAATCACTACGGTAATCTTCGTCCCCTTACCAGAGGCCCCATTACTAATATCCAACGTCCCTCCAACCAGCAAAACACGTTCTTTCATCCCTATTATACCCAGTGATTTATAATCAAACATCATGG from Nitrospirota bacterium encodes:
- a CDS encoding response regulator transcription factor, which encodes MIKIFLVDDHPIVRSGIIKVLSNDPQISVIAEAQNAREAMDKLEEITPDVVILDITLPDESGLRVLEKIRFKYPKLPVLMLSMHSEEQYALMALKLGASGYLTKKTLPEELINAIKKVITKGRYITESLAEKLADGVDINVNKAPHEALAVRELQVMIMMASGVAPKEIAEKLCLSVKTVNTHRNNILLKMKMNNNADIIKYAVKHNLVSQDE